The following proteins are encoded in a genomic region of Oncorhynchus masou masou isolate Uvic2021 chromosome 19, UVic_Omas_1.1, whole genome shotgun sequence:
- the cited2 gene encoding cbp/p300-interacting transactivator 2 has protein sequence MVDRMMAMNHGRFPEAINGLHHHHPARRMGMGQFSNPLHHQQQQQQQQQHGYTTGIMGDHLHYGGGSVTSNHGIRHSVGSGNANVNAGHPNGNMPPGARYSSQFVGPTAAVPTQGQLAASMQLQKLNTQYYSHHTHPSHHHYMHELHPANHQLNGTGQQFRDGNAKHSTSSLPPQAHHLPAAILPPNVIDTDFIDEEVLMSLVIEMGLDRIKELPELWLGQNEFDFMTDFVCKQQPSRVSC, from the coding sequence ATGGTAGACCGCATGATGGCAATGAACCATGGACGATTCCCTGAAGCTATTAATGgtctccaccatcaccacccagcaCGCAGAATGGGCATGGGGCAGTTCTCGAACCCATTACACcatcagcaacaacaacagcagcaacagcagcatgGCTACACTACTGGTATTATGGGAGATCATTTGCACTACGGAGGGGGAAGTGTAACATCTAACCACGGAATTCGACATTCTGTGGGTTCGGGGAATGCAAATGTAAACGCTGGACACCCAAACGGAAACATGCCTCCCGGTGCGCGCTATAGCTCTCAATTTGTGGGACCCACCGCCGCCGTCCCCACTCAAGGACAGCTCGCGGCAAGTATGCAGTTACAAAAGCTCAACACGCAGTACTACAGCCACCATACACATCCGTCTCATCATCATTATATGCATGAGTTGCATCCTGCGAATCATCAGCTTAACGGGACAGGACAACAGTTCAGAGATGGCAACGCGAAACACAGCACGTCCAGTTTGCCTCCACAGGCGCACCATTTGCCTGCTGCAATACTGCCCCCCAACGTCATTGACACGGACTTTATTGATGAGGAGGTCTTGATGTCTCTGGTCATTGAGATGGGCCTGGACCGAATAAAGGAGCTACCTGAGCTGTGGTTAGGACAGAACGAGTTTGATTTCATGACAGACTTCGTATGTAAGCAACAGCCAAGCCGAGTGAGTTGTTAA